One Hippoglossus stenolepis isolate QCI-W04-F060 chromosome 9, HSTE1.2, whole genome shotgun sequence genomic region harbors:
- the nkx6.3 gene encoding homeobox protein Nkx-6.3, with translation MDPNIQGSFLFNNSLNQFPSDLKTPVCQYSVPNSFYKLNPCLNSQLQAGTPHGISDILSRSMMGTTGTTTLLSGYSTMGGFSPSVSNASMYYNRDYNSSLGSFTKPGAECPMKARNVSCWAENGCDWRGGRQQCTNSGAPLGEMSGRKKHTRPTFSGHQIFALEKTFEQTKYLAGPERARLAYSLGMTESQVKVWFQNRRTKWRKKSSTEPSSTQSGLHAGQGEASENEVEDEEYNKPLDPDSDDDKIRLLLRKHRRAFSVLRLGPHHV, from the exons ATGGATCCAAACATCCAGGGATCCTTCCTGTTCAACAACAGCCTGAACCAGTTCCCCTCGGATCTAAAGACGCCGGTTTGCCAGTACTCAGTGCCCAACTCTTTCTACAAGCTCAACCCTTGCCTGAACAGCCAGCTGCAAGCAGGGACACCCCACGGCATCAGTGACATCCTGAGTCGCTCCATGATGGGCACCACGGGCACCACCACCCTGCTGTCTGGATACTCGACCATGGGGGGGTTCAGCCCCTCCGTCTCCAACGCGTCCATGTACTATAACCGAGACTACAACTCGTCACTGGGCAGCTTCACCAAGCCGGGCGCCGAGTGCCCGATGAAGGCTCGCAATGTGAGCTGCTGGGCCGAGAACGGCTgtgactggagaggagggaggcagcagTGCACCAACA GCGGTGCTCCTCTCGGGGAGATGTCCGGCAGGAAGAAACACACCAGGCCGACATTCAGTGGACATCAGATATTTGCTCTGGAGAAAACCTTCGAACAGACCAAATACCTGGCCGGGCCTGAGAGAGCGAGGCTGGCTTATTCTCTGGGAATGACCGAATCACAAGTTAAG gtgtgGTTTCAGAACCGACGCACcaagtggaggaagaagagctcCACGGAGCCGAGCTCCACGCAGAGCGGCCTGCACGCCGGCCAGGGCGAGGCCTCGGAGAACGAGGTGGAGGACGAGGAGTACAACAAGCCCCTGGACCCCGACTCCGACGACGACAAGATCCGCCTGCTGCTGCGCAAACACCGCAGAGCTTTCTCCGTGCTGCGCCTCGGGCCGCACCACGTCTGA